The following DNA comes from Oncorhynchus masou masou isolate Uvic2021 chromosome 21, UVic_Omas_1.1, whole genome shotgun sequence.
ATAGGCTACATCCTCGCAGTAAAATGCACACTCCGTCAATCAATACAGCGAATCCTACTGATCACACAAGGGAGAGCACCCACAAATGTACAGATTCAGAGACACGTATTTTACATATGGTTAAACAGAGAAGCAATTAGACTGTAGTTTCTATTGTGAACCTCTTTAACTCCCAATCAATTGCTAATTAAATGTTGATAATGCAAACCAACACTTACCCAGTGGTAAAACAAAGAAAAACGGTAGCCAACACAGGATGAACATCCCGACGACAATCGCCAGGGTTTTGGCAGCCTTCTTCTCCCGGGAGAACTTCATCAAGCGCACGGACAGCGAACTCCGGAACGGGTGGTTTTTACTCTTGGAAGTATCCTCCAGCATGCTCCGACAGTGAATCCTCAGCACCACTTCTATCGACTTATTTCTCTCCCGTTTGACCCCAGCTTCTAAACTCTTGGTAGTCCTCCGGGCCACCACGTAGACCCTGAAATACATCACTAGGATCACCATAAGCGGCAGGTAGAAGGAAAAGAGCGAGGAGAAGAGAGCATAGCCCGGTTCTTCGGTGATGCTGCAGACGCTCTCGTCGGTCGGCGGCGGTTCCTTCCATCCCAGCAGCGGTCCTATGGAGATGACCATGGAGGAGACCCAGACCAAGACCAGAATGACAGCGGCTTTCTTCTCCGTCATGATGGTGGGGTATTTGAGGCAGTGTTTGACCCCGATGTACCTGTCTATGGAGATGATACAGAGGCTGAGGATGGACGCGGTGCAGCAGAGAACATCCACCGCTGCCCAGATGTTGCAGAAGACCCGGCCGAACACCCAGCATCCCAGCACTTCCAAAGACGCAGAGAAAGGCAGCACAATAATGCTCAATAGCAAGTCCGCTATGGCCAGGTTGACTATAAAGAAGTTGGTGACAGTCTGTAAGTGTCTATTGCATAGCACCGAGAGGATAACCAAAATGTTCCCAACGATAGCCACCAAGATGAACACGGATAGAAAGACCCCGACCGCAATGACCTGGGGGTCCAGGGTGATGTTGGTGCAGCTGGTGGAGTTGGTGCTGTTGTCTGTGAATAGGATTCGGCCCAGGAAAGATTCGTTGAGAGCTTTTTCAAAATATATTCCATCATTGCTTTCGTTCATCAAATTAGAATATGTCATTTTGAAACTCCATAAAGAAAACGTTACAGTTTGATTCCAAGGGAAAACAAAGTGGTTTTCATAATGTTTTGTGTGTTCCCATTATGAAAATAAAACGAGATGAAATGGGACATTCTTCTCACAGATGTGAATTGTCTTGAATTTATAAACATCTCTAGTGTTATCTAGATTGTTTAATCTATTACATGCGTATTTTTTCCCCCAACAAAAATAAAATCGATGCGCAATTACagccccatccctctgtctgaaAATGCGGGATCAACTATTCCTTTTTTTTAAACTGAAGACTGTTCCAGCCAGGGATTTTCTTTGAGTTCTTTGAGGTAGTAAAAATGTCAGAAAAGCTCAAATGAAGTATCAGTAAGTATATTTTTGTAGCTCCATAGCACCGGATGGTCCGATTCTAGTCCACTGGTGGTGTTCTTATAGTAAGAAGTCCAACCCGAACGACAGTCTCAGCCTGCCGAGGACCCCAGCATCTGAGCCCTGCGCTCCTCCCTAGCAAGTGGATTAAGTGACGCGTCTCCCAATAACTGCGATGCCAGGAGAGGGAGTCGCGCCCGTTTCCACACACTCAACGCGCATGCCAGTGTCGCCTCGAGTGTATATATTTTACCCATAGCCTAATATTCAGTTGATGTTTATACTACTTCAGTATAACATCGCTGACATATGCAACCTGAAGCCAGACTACATGCAAATTAAACCCttcagtagaatataatacactacattgccaaaagtatgtggacacctgctcgtggaACATCTCATAAAaaaataatgggcattaatatggagttggtccggcctttgctgctataacagccttcactcttctgggaatgctttccactagattttggaacattgctgctgggacttgcttccattcaaccacaacagcattagtgaggtcgggcaatgATGCtgggagattaggcctggcttgcagttggcgttccaatttatcccaaaggtgttcgatgaggttgaaGTCAAGGCTCTGTGCttgccagtcaagttattccacaccgatctcaaaacaattttctgtatggaccttgctttgtgcatgggttctttgtcatgctgaaacaggaaagggccttccccaaactcttgccacaaagttagaagcacagaatcatctagaaagtcattgcatgctgtagtgttaagatttcccttcactggaactaagggacctagcccgAACCACGAAAACCATTCCCAGTCCATTATTCAGTctccaccaaaccttacagttggcactatgcatttgggcaggtagcgttctcttggCATCCAAACCAGATTTGTCCGCCGGACTGCTaggtggtgaagcgtgattcatcactccagagaacgcgtttccacttctCCGAAGTCCAATGgctgcaagctttacaccactccagccgacgcatGGTATTGTGCATCATGATCTTacgcttgtgtgcggctgctcggccatggaaacccatttcatgaagctcctgacgaacagttcttgtgctgacgttgcttccagaggcagtttggaactcggtagtgagtgttgcaactgaggacagacgatttttacgctagacgtttccacttcaaaataacagcacttgcagttgGCCGGGGCAGCTCGAGGAGGGCAggaatttgatgaactgacttgttggaaaggtgacatcctatgacggtgccacgttgaaagtcattgaactcttcagtacgggccattctactgccaatgttagtctatggagatttcatggctgtgtgcttgtttTCAttcacacctgtcagcaacgggtgtggctgaaatggtcAAATCCACTAAATTGAAGGGGGTTCCACAttcttttggccatgtagtgtaaaatagctagaatataatataatagaatggaatagaatgtaTACTTATTTGTGCATTTTGTAGCTCTGGTACATAATGTTAGATGTGTTAGTATTGTGACATATTTTTGGCAGAGATGTTTGAAACATAACAAATCCAAAACCACAAGTGAGTTGAAATGACCACTGCAACAAAAACACTGTCAGTCATGGCCCCAACCCAGAGCTGTAGGTTTGAGTGAAAATGGCCCTCTGGGTCCTAGCTGTAAAGTTGTCCCAGTGACTCTGTGCAGCTGCTTCTGTCCCCCAAGGGAGGGGGGGTCGTTATGAGCCACCAGGGAGCTCCGGGGGGGGAGCAGCGGAGGGGACACAAGCTCTGGGAAAATGGTGTGAGGCAGAATGCAGAGTCGCTGCCGGACTCACAAGGGGCAACACACATGCTGCGCTTCAATCTGCACTCCCTTTTTTTTGCAGTTACATTTCAAAAGATACCTAAGTGGAGAAAAACACACAAAAGCATAGAGCAAGATGCATGGCTGAGGAGTGAGTATAGGCTAGCCGTGATATTGCCTTAGAAAGAGGACTGAATTATGTATTTCTATGCATATTGCATGGGAAGTATGAGAAGTATGGCTATTTAGGCAGGGGCTGAATGAACATTGGCCTACATCTAATTTTTATATTACTGGTAATAGTTTGATAATATCTGATTCAAAACGATCACTCCTTATGCTACACATCCAGGGTTAGTCCTCCAAACAAGTCTAaaatattttcttttttttcattGTGAAACAAATCATGAATTATTCTGATTCATTGTGGCATATGGGTGAAAAAAGGGTATGAAATGACTTAATGATGTCTGTCAGGGGTCCGGATGCTGGATGCTTTTCTGTTCATGCAGAGTAATGCAATAACTAACTACACAATGTCAGTCACCCTGAACCTCAACATCCAGTCTGCAGTCTAGAGGCAGTTCCTCGGGAACAATCCTCCCATggaccatttacatttacatttaagtcatttggcagacgctcttatccagagcgacttacaaattggtgaattcaccttatgacatccagtggaacagccactttacaatagtgcatctaaatcatttaaggggggggagaaggattactttatcctatcctaggtattccttaaagaggtggggtttcaggtgtctccggaaggtggtgattgactccgctgtcctggcgtcatgagggagtttgttccaccattgggggccagagcagcgaacagttttgactgggctgagcgggaactgtacttcctcagtggtagggaggcgagcaggccagaggtggatgaacgcagtgcccttgtttgggtgtagggcctgatcagagtctggaggtactgcggtgccgttcccctcacagctccgtaggcaagcaccatggtcttgtagcggatgcgagcttcaactggaagccagtggagagagcggaggagcggggtgacgtgagagaacttgggaaggttgaacaccagacgggctgcggcgttctggatgagtggtgagagcgcgtggtgaggagacagattctcgccacgccacctggtaggagcgacctgtcaggtaggacgcaatccaagcgtgggccgcgccggagatgcccaactcggagagggtggagaggaggatctgatggttcacagtatcgaaggcagccgataggtctagaaggatgagagcagaggagagagagttagctttagcagtgcggagcgcatccgtgatacagagaagagcagtctcagttgaatgactagtcttgaaacctgactgatttggatcaagaaggtcattctgagagagatagcgggagctggccaaggacggcacgttcaagagttttggagagaaaagaaagaagggatactggtctgtagttgttgacatcggagggatcgagtgtaggttttttcagaatgggtgcaactctcgctctcttgaagacggaagggacgtagccagcggtcagggatgagttgatgagcgaggtgaggtaagggagaaggtctccggaaatggtctggagaagagaggaggggatagggtcaagcgggcaggttgttgtgcggccggccgtcacaagaagcgagatatcatctggagagagaggggagaaagaggtcagagcacaaggtagggcagtgtgagcagaaccggGACCATGATTACGGACAGCTGGAGCCTGGAGGAGCTGCAAAATAACTCTTACAGAAATGTCCTTCCAAGATGGCCACCTGTCAATC
Coding sequences within:
- the LOC135507806 gene encoding alpha-1D adrenergic receptor-like, with translation MTYSNLMNESNDGIYFEKALNESFLGRILFTDNSTNSTSCTNITLDPQVIAVGVFLSVFILVAIVGNILVILSVLCNRHLQTVTNFFIVNLAIADLLLSIIVLPFSASLEVLGCWVFGRVFCNIWAAVDVLCCTASILSLCIISIDRYIGVKHCLKYPTIMTEKKAAVILVLVWVSSMVISIGPLLGWKEPPPTDESVCSITEEPGYALFSSLFSFYLPLMVILVMYFRVYVVARRTTKSLEAGVKRERNKSIEVVLRIHCRSMLEDTSKSKNHPFRSSLSVRLMKFSREKKAAKTLAIVVGMFILCWLPFFFVLPLGSFFPALKPSDMVFKVIFWLGYFNSCINPVIYPCSSKEFQRAFTRLLRCQCHRRRRVLRRFYDQHWRTAVKGHHNQGIDGREMGTMGIGNASVTDYRPGYSINHELCGSSHYYKGTQGRSLSFKGWSLFPPLQKSSFQLKEKMNNLSNKIKGGVATPSLARTEIDTVSMGIYNDVAEQSCYQIYDLTECYGLKETDI